From one Gallionella capsiferriformans ES-2 genomic stretch:
- a CDS encoding RepB family DNA primase, with protein MKPEQQRQAMLDWLMATSRLGTDTRFDIGIGDANKALYFRRSGLSRLRSLDLQMRIPFFKAANISGVGQVSRPLNIYVCAAVTEPQSWLMMDDLTLNQSRRVAGERTHMIIQTSPGLHHLWLATSRLISIAERKACQQVLQQRYGGDAASVSGDHFGRLPGFKNIKRGKWVNFVDSKIVDRRADVDVLLELAEKQGFILPPLGGVVSAQPQANLHNAFASRVRSIAKPFIATGRNESSFEYAYARAHYEKNLTIEDGIANLAQRALDRGKRKTYAAAENYARLTFAHAATRCSVKVS; from the coding sequence ATGAAACCCGAACAGCAGCGCCAGGCAATGCTTGATTGGCTGATGGCAACGTCACGGCTCGGCACTGATACCAGGTTTGATATTGGTATCGGCGATGCAAACAAAGCCTTGTATTTTCGTCGGAGCGGTTTGTCCAGGCTCCGCTCATTAGACCTGCAGATGCGTATTCCATTTTTCAAGGCCGCCAACATCTCAGGCGTAGGACAAGTTAGCCGACCACTTAATATATACGTTTGTGCCGCTGTGACCGAACCTCAGAGCTGGTTGATGATGGATGACTTAACGTTAAATCAAAGTAGGCGAGTGGCCGGTGAGCGTACACATATGATAATTCAAACTTCGCCGGGATTGCATCATCTGTGGCTTGCCACCTCACGATTAATTTCCATCGCTGAACGTAAAGCTTGCCAACAAGTTTTACAGCAGCGATATGGCGGCGATGCCGCAAGCGTCAGTGGTGATCACTTTGGTCGTTTGCCAGGCTTTAAAAACATCAAGCGGGGCAAGTGGGTGAATTTCGTTGACAGTAAAATCGTAGATCGGAGAGCTGACGTCGATGTGTTGCTTGAACTCGCTGAAAAGCAGGGATTTATTCTCCCCCCCTTGGGGGGTGTGGTCTCGGCCCAGCCGCAGGCGAATCTGCATAACGCATTCGCATCGAGAGTTAGATCCATCGCAAAGCCTTTCATTGCCACTGGACGCAATGAGTCAAGCTTTGAGTATGCTTATGCTCGAGCGCATTATGAAAAAAATCTTACCATCGAAGATGGCATTGCAAATCTTGCCCAGCGGGCGCTTGATCGAGGGAAGAGAAAAACTTATGCAGCAGCCGAAAATTATGCAAGACTGACTTTTGCACACGCCGCAACCAGGTGTTCAGTAAAAGTCAGTTAA
- a CDS encoding DUF3696 domain-containing protein yields the protein MLREIHLSSFKCFDTLNLRLGPLTLLTGVNGGGKSSVMQALVLLSQTFRQQEWGRSLLLEGPELALGNAADVLNQDSARRDLALGVTTDEQKVKWSFRAEDRRALSIELEHVELDGIPVPLGVSTRWLMPPACAETSQAVTALRNLSWITAERTGPRELLPLRVADGHARVGHHGEMAAGLLYWRGEDEVNPALCLPDTPPTLFHQVRGYMQRFFPGCDLRVSPIEGVSAISLRLRSDSRSDFQRPQNVGFGLTQLFPIIVSLLAARVGDVLLIENPEVHLHPRAQQNIGILLAETAATGIQVVLETHSDHVLNGVRLAVKQKKLPASDALIHFFAHRPGQAAVPESPTMDDDGRLNSWPEGFFDQLDFALAELM from the coding sequence ATGCTGCGTGAAATCCATCTTTCCAGTTTCAAATGTTTCGACACCCTGAACCTGCGGTTGGGGCCTCTGACCCTGCTAACGGGAGTGAATGGCGGCGGAAAGTCTTCGGTTATGCAGGCCCTAGTGCTGCTATCCCAGACTTTCAGACAGCAGGAATGGGGGCGCTCCTTGCTGCTCGAAGGCCCCGAATTGGCTTTAGGCAATGCTGCCGATGTACTCAACCAAGACTCGGCGCGACGTGATCTGGCTTTGGGTGTTACCACCGATGAACAGAAGGTTAAATGGTCGTTCAGAGCCGAGGACCGGAGGGCGTTATCCATCGAACTGGAACACGTAGAGCTAGACGGAATCCCTGTTCCCCTTGGAGTCTCCACACGCTGGCTGATGCCGCCCGCCTGTGCAGAGACCTCACAGGCGGTCACCGCTCTGCGAAATCTAAGCTGGATAACTGCTGAGCGTACCGGCCCCAGAGAATTGCTTCCCTTGCGCGTGGCGGATGGACATGCACGCGTTGGACATCACGGCGAAATGGCGGCGGGTCTGCTTTATTGGCGGGGCGAAGATGAAGTGAATCCGGCCTTATGTTTGCCAGACACCCCACCCACCTTGTTCCATCAAGTTCGGGGATATATGCAACGCTTTTTCCCCGGCTGCGACCTGCGGGTCTCGCCCATTGAGGGTGTAAGCGCTATTAGCCTGCGCCTGCGCTCCGATTCCCGGTCGGATTTTCAGCGACCGCAAAATGTTGGCTTTGGCCTGACACAGCTTTTTCCGATCATTGTTTCTTTGTTGGCTGCTCGCGTCGGAGATGTATTGCTTATCGAAAATCCCGAAGTTCATCTCCACCCGCGTGCGCAGCAAAACATCGGCATATTATTGGCGGAAACCGCTGCCACGGGTATACAAGTGGTTCTGGAAACCCATTCAGACCATGTTCTCAATGGTGTTCGGTTGGCCGTTAAGCAGAAAAAACTCCCCGCATCTGATGCCCTAATACACTTCTTCGCCCATCGCCCAGGTCAGGCTGCCGTCCCTGAATCCCCCACCATGGATGATGATGGGCGACTTAATTCATGGCCTGAAGGTTTTTTCGATCAATTGGATTTCGCACTTGCTGAATTAATGTAG
- the brxL gene encoding protease Lon-related BREX system protein BrxL, which translates to MQLDDLDRKAADAFDGYIVRKDLVRQFSRQFPVPTYVVEFMLGRYCATIDENEIQEGLGIVQRQLSERTVRAGNEELIKSTAKEKGQVRIIDIIAARLDAKTDSYLVELPSLKLRDVRVSSELVNQHQRMLTGGFYAEVTLGYDASIALEKGGRPFSVDGLRAIQLSQRDVLDKLSQARAKFTTAEWKDFLLRSIGIEPAGMLDRAKDAMLLRMVPFVERNYNMVEIGPRGTGKSHLFQQVSPYAHLVSGGKATVARMFVNNANGQRGLVCQYDVVCFDEVSGISFDQKDGVNIMKGYMESGEFSRGKESIRADGSIVMVGNFDVDVEHQQRIGHLFQPLPPEMRDDTAFMDRIHCYLPGWDVPKLKPDIFTNHFGLVSDFLSECLTQLRSQSRLATLQNRVFFGGALSGRDINGVNKTISGLLKLISPNQDAEISDEDLEWAVRLGLEVRRRVKEQQKRIGAAEFRNTHFGYTIGAEGVEKFVSTPELQGQNGIGDEPLEAGQIWVLSPGGQDEHPGLFRLEVTEGPGSGVRILNKPVPQAFQESIRCAEQNLYARALQLVGDRDPRSHEFSAQLRGFDSAKTGAKTGVASLIALCSALLRKSVRGGLIVVGEVTLGGTIEPIHNAVSLAELAVEKGAKSLLLPVACRRQLFDLSDDMATKLDIEFYQDAKDALLKALVD; encoded by the coding sequence ATGCAGCTTGATGACTTGGATCGCAAGGCAGCTGATGCCTTTGATGGCTATATTGTGCGCAAAGACCTGGTGCGGCAGTTTTCGCGCCAATTTCCGGTACCAACCTATGTGGTCGAATTCATGCTCGGACGGTATTGCGCGACAATTGATGAAAATGAAATTCAGGAAGGTTTGGGCATTGTGCAGCGCCAACTTTCCGAACGTACTGTGCGTGCCGGTAACGAGGAACTGATTAAGTCCACGGCCAAAGAAAAGGGGCAAGTGCGCATTATCGACATCATCGCGGCGCGCCTAGATGCCAAGACAGACTCATACCTGGTGGAACTGCCTTCGCTCAAATTACGTGACGTGCGTGTTTCCTCCGAACTGGTTAATCAGCACCAACGCATGCTGACCGGTGGATTTTATGCCGAGGTAACTTTAGGATACGACGCGAGCATTGCGTTGGAAAAAGGCGGACGACCATTTTCCGTAGATGGATTGCGCGCGATTCAGCTTTCACAGCGCGACGTACTGGATAAGCTGTCACAGGCTCGTGCTAAATTCACCACGGCGGAATGGAAAGATTTTCTGCTTCGCTCCATTGGTATCGAACCTGCGGGCATGCTCGACCGAGCAAAGGATGCCATGCTGCTGCGCATGGTGCCTTTCGTGGAACGCAACTACAACATGGTTGAGATTGGCCCTCGCGGAACGGGCAAGTCACATCTATTCCAACAGGTGTCACCCTATGCACACCTAGTTTCTGGCGGAAAAGCCACTGTGGCACGCATGTTTGTGAACAATGCCAATGGCCAGCGCGGTTTGGTATGTCAGTACGATGTGGTTTGCTTTGATGAAGTGTCCGGCATTTCCTTCGATCAGAAGGACGGCGTGAACATCATGAAGGGCTACATGGAATCCGGGGAGTTCTCACGCGGCAAGGAGAGCATTCGTGCCGATGGTTCCATCGTCATGGTAGGCAACTTTGATGTGGATGTGGAACATCAACAACGCATCGGTCATTTATTCCAACCGCTGCCGCCAGAAATGCGTGATGACACAGCTTTCATGGATCGTATCCATTGTTACTTGCCAGGATGGGATGTTCCAAAACTAAAACCGGATATTTTCACGAATCACTTTGGCTTAGTTAGCGATTTTCTTTCTGAATGCTTGACGCAACTGCGGTCTCAAAGTCGTTTAGCCACACTGCAAAACCGCGTATTCTTCGGTGGTGCTCTGTCAGGTCGCGACATCAATGGCGTTAATAAAACCATCAGCGGCTTGTTAAAACTGATATCCCCAAACCAGGATGCTGAAATCAGCGATGAAGATTTGGAGTGGGCTGTCCGTCTGGGATTGGAAGTTCGCCGCCGCGTGAAAGAGCAGCAGAAACGCATTGGCGCGGCCGAATTTCGCAACACGCATTTCGGCTACACGATTGGTGCAGAAGGCGTTGAAAAATTTGTATCGACGCCCGAACTGCAAGGCCAGAACGGGATTGGTGATGAACCACTGGAGGCTGGGCAGATTTGGGTGCTGTCGCCTGGTGGTCAGGATGAGCATCCTGGGTTATTCCGGCTGGAAGTCACTGAAGGCCCAGGCAGCGGTGTGCGCATTCTCAACAAGCCAGTACCACAAGCGTTCCAGGAATCCATCCGCTGTGCCGAACAGAATCTCTATGCGCGTGCATTACAGTTAGTAGGTGATCGTGATCCACGCTCTCATGAATTTTCAGCCCAACTCCGTGGCTTTGATTCAGCCAAAACTGGTGCCAAAACCGGCGTAGCTTCGTTAATTGCGCTATGCAGCGCATTGCTCCGCAAGTCTGTACGCGGCGGGTTGATCGTGGTCGGAGAAGTCACACTCGGCGGCACGATAGAGCCTATTCATAATGCAGTGAGCCTGGCAGAACTGGCCGTCGAAAAAGGAGCGAAGTCGTTGCTGCTTCCAGTTGCTTGCCGCAGACAGCTATTTGACCTGTCCGATGATATGGCCACCAAGCTAGATATTGAGTTTTATCAGGATGCCAAGGATGCGTTGTTGAAGGCGCTGGTGGATTAA
- a CDS encoding AAA family ATPase encodes MKKFHSSALLAKPAKPISYIVDRLMPAGGILDVSGPPGEGKSTIILSLASSISTGSSWFGLAVKKSKAAWISGESSDGDAINRDLTRLNVSEKSDITFFLPERELFKFDTRSQCWITTTEGRAVLDEVKSAGIEFLVFDTVGSVISGSKEIDNDQQRQLARHIRSETLGITTATLGHTNQASAREEINLRLHYLSKAGGSGFPGAVRWASGVSQVQHQDATTLGISEEVIGTKKLVGFGVSKHNEIPSPVWTNRRPAVFEIKPDGALVLFKDGREIQPVKKSKDMKCKEVRSAACSF; translated from the coding sequence ATGAAAAAATTTCATTCCTCAGCGTTACTTGCCAAACCGGCAAAGCCAATTAGTTATATCGTCGATAGGTTAATGCCAGCAGGGGGCATACTTGATGTTTCAGGACCACCAGGTGAAGGTAAAAGCACGATTATTTTATCGCTTGCATCGTCAATATCTACTGGATCAAGCTGGTTCGGTCTTGCGGTAAAAAAGTCCAAAGCAGCATGGATATCCGGAGAGTCAAGTGATGGTGATGCGATTAATCGCGACCTGACTAGACTAAATGTATCTGAAAAATCGGACATTACATTCTTTCTTCCTGAACGCGAACTTTTCAAATTCGATACGCGTAGTCAATGTTGGATAACGACGACTGAAGGGCGGGCGGTGCTGGATGAAGTAAAATCGGCAGGTATAGAGTTTCTTGTTTTTGATACTGTCGGTAGTGTAATTTCTGGGAGCAAAGAAATCGACAATGACCAACAGCGCCAGTTGGCTAGGCATATCCGTTCTGAGACTTTGGGAATAACAACGGCGACGCTCGGGCATACTAACCAAGCTTCGGCTAGAGAAGAAATCAACTTGCGACTTCACTATCTGTCAAAAGCAGGAGGGAGCGGTTTTCCAGGGGCTGTGCGATGGGCTTCTGGTGTCTCACAGGTGCAACATCAAGACGCAACTACGCTCGGAATTAGCGAAGAGGTTATAGGCACAAAGAAACTGGTTGGTTTTGGTGTCAGCAAGCACAACGAAATTCCATCACCCGTATGGACGAATCGGCGGCCAGCGGTGTTCGAAATAAAGCCTGATGGTGCATTAGTGCTTTTTAAAGATGGTCGCGAGATACAGCCTGTTAAAAAGTCCAAGGATATGAAATGTAAGGAGGTGCGCAGTGCTGCCTGCTCATTTTAA
- the pglZ gene encoding BREX-1 system phosphatase PglZ type B: protein MKAIPTTVLAALIGKLHEQAKRYNPALESAPIAVLWTDEKREWEAVLPQIKQQLPELFSLGAYAPDQRIGPGVWLRMVADRQVGKLEGIPILYLPGVSNGSLRTDLRGVKEDPQLAPLAELQFRGLFWRQENSKDWTLRAFLESKRNGMGLTVAGNHETARALAAAFGKLLNRNLPALIGQNIDERFLDQLMNPNPDEDVLRWLTAPDEIQQEKANAWDTFVATSHTRFGVDMSKGPVEVAQKILACQTGDAAYPLWEKYCAHWHSYPDIYEVFKHISPPDLLQGAERYPSENEADERKLADALLQAVTLEPNAAANKVLELEQKHQSRRETLWAQMEHAPLATAMQYLAEISRAFLSPLNGGTVADFSQHYAETGWRIDAAARESIAIAQTADLEKPIYAVLETLYRRWLEKAAESFQQLVQRDGYPHWSLPDVPDGTVVVFVDGLRFDLARELKEKLVDEGLAAQLEHGFTSIPSVTSSGKVWVSPVGELAEGGSSGGFDPKLPKGDYTAEKLRKAIEANGFCIVDTENPSIANGQGWGEFPGDIDSDGHKKGLRLARAAPAHLDDLKRTIRRLFAAGWKEVWVVTDHGWILLPGGLPKAELPAKIAETKWGRCAILKDSVDDQDWLVLPWSYDATVRIALARGISAFSSGREYDHGGLSPQESIIPLLRVSRPGPVEGQPKLTSISWNSRKTICSVIASDAAELDLSLERLAFPIGEGNAIDKDGKGRVIFEEVDDLLGEQVSLVLRRDGQKVCEEKFNFGEVWHAA, encoded by the coding sequence ATGAAAGCAATACCGACCACAGTGCTTGCAGCGCTAATAGGCAAACTGCATGAGCAGGCCAAGCGCTATAACCCCGCCTTGGAATCCGCCCCTATCGCCGTTCTCTGGACGGATGAAAAGCGAGAATGGGAAGCTGTGCTGCCGCAAATCAAACAGCAATTGCCCGAATTATTCTCGCTTGGCGCATACGCGCCAGATCAACGGATTGGCCCCGGGGTGTGGCTACGCATGGTGGCCGACCGACAAGTTGGCAAGTTAGAAGGAATACCGATTCTGTATTTGCCGGGGGTCAGCAACGGCAGCCTGCGCACTGATTTACGCGGAGTGAAGGAAGACCCACAACTCGCGCCTTTAGCTGAATTACAATTTCGCGGTTTGTTCTGGCGACAGGAAAACAGTAAGGACTGGACGCTACGAGCTTTTCTGGAAAGCAAACGCAACGGGATGGGGCTCACTGTGGCGGGGAATCACGAAACCGCAAGGGCATTGGCTGCCGCATTCGGCAAATTACTCAATCGAAACTTACCTGCATTGATCGGACAGAACATCGACGAAAGATTCCTTGATCAGTTGATGAATCCAAACCCTGATGAAGATGTACTCCGCTGGTTAACTGCACCGGACGAGATACAGCAAGAAAAAGCTAATGCCTGGGATACCTTTGTTGCAACAAGTCATACACGCTTTGGCGTCGATATGAGCAAAGGGCCAGTAGAAGTAGCACAGAAGATTCTAGCCTGCCAAACCGGCGATGCCGCATATCCCTTGTGGGAAAAGTACTGCGCACATTGGCATAGTTACCCGGATATCTATGAGGTGTTTAAGCACATATCACCACCGGATCTGTTGCAAGGCGCGGAACGCTATCCAAGTGAAAATGAAGCCGACGAAAGAAAATTGGCAGACGCACTGTTGCAGGCCGTTACCTTAGAACCCAATGCAGCCGCAAACAAAGTATTAGAGCTGGAGCAAAAACATCAGTCACGGCGTGAAACATTGTGGGCGCAAATGGAACATGCACCGCTGGCAACTGCGATGCAGTATTTGGCTGAAATTTCCCGAGCATTTTTGTCACCACTGAATGGCGGAACGGTAGCTGACTTTTCTCAGCATTATGCTGAAACTGGCTGGCGCATTGACGCAGCAGCGCGCGAATCTATTGCGATTGCTCAGACTGCCGACCTTGAAAAACCGATCTATGCTGTGCTGGAAACCCTCTATCGCCGCTGGCTGGAAAAGGCAGCAGAGTCATTCCAGCAGCTGGTGCAACGAGATGGCTACCCACATTGGAGCCTACCTGACGTACCCGATGGCACGGTGGTGGTGTTCGTCGATGGCCTGCGTTTTGACCTGGCCAGAGAATTAAAAGAAAAACTGGTTGACGAGGGACTTGCCGCACAATTGGAACATGGGTTTACCAGCATACCGTCAGTGACCAGCAGCGGAAAAGTATGGGTTTCACCCGTTGGCGAACTAGCCGAAGGCGGCTCCTCTGGCGGATTCGATCCCAAGCTGCCAAAAGGCGATTACACCGCCGAAAAACTGCGCAAGGCGATTGAAGCGAATGGCTTTTGTATTGTTGATACTGAAAACCCCAGCATTGCTAACGGCCAAGGCTGGGGAGAGTTCCCAGGTGATATCGACAGCGATGGTCATAAAAAAGGGTTACGTCTGGCTCGTGCTGCACCCGCGCATCTGGACGATCTAAAACGCACCATTCGGCGCTTATTCGCTGCGGGATGGAAAGAGGTCTGGGTTGTTACCGACCATGGATGGATATTGTTGCCAGGCGGATTACCCAAAGCAGAACTACCAGCCAAAATTGCCGAAACAAAATGGGGACGCTGTGCGATATTGAAGGACTCAGTGGATGACCAGGACTGGTTGGTACTGCCGTGGAGCTACGACGCCACAGTTCGCATCGCTTTGGCGCGCGGCATTTCGGCATTTTCCAGCGGACGTGAATATGATCACGGCGGATTGAGTCCGCAGGAATCCATCATCCCGCTATTGCGAGTGAGCCGACCAGGCCCCGTTGAAGGTCAGCCAAAGCTTACTTCCATTTCATGGAATTCCCGCAAAACGATTTGTTCGGTGATAGCAAGCGATGCCGCTGAATTAGACTTAAGTTTGGAACGACTGGCCTTCCCTATTGGCGAAGGTAACGCCATCGACAAAGACGGCAAGGGACGTGTGATATTCGAGGAAGTGGATGACCTCTTAGGCGAGCAAGTTTCGTTGGTTTTACGCCGCGACGGACAAAAGGTTTGTGAGGAAAAATTTAATTTTGGGGAGGTTTGGCATGCAGCTTGA
- a CDS encoding type IV secretory system conjugative DNA transfer family protein gives MLVSTLNLYILAFLMYVAHAFSFAGATSAFAVFWLNRKCAEDKATTMRERIFAILSVPALIISLVYMLIPVVSKIEFGVFITPSFYDLACFIGPLLIGVLTAIFMLRSGVQMLEKAKSNLTKSSELERNTKTDVRDLSKSIPAKAVKFDPLSFILKKGDGVFLGLDEKSQPVNIEFGGGTSAPHVQVIGTTGAGKGVSIGLMASQFLELGEAVFFCDPKNDEWAPSVLYAAAQRTGKPYYFIDLNRPAGPQFNIFEGATEVEAFELFQAGFNLVERGDASDFYGIADRREAGVVARLMSRDNVTIAEAYAAQQDVILQSGAEKFYGRLREMAETPSINAKSDGIDLAKVIEEGGCVYIVGSMRSDIVKTAQRMLLVRLIQLAERRDRMRAGELRKICIVLDEVKYHLSRPALEGLGAARDKGVHFILAHQSLGDLKDCTKDLNPDAVVDAVVENCRLKLCYRVQSPVTAQWLASMSGKVQVDDEARTVKRNAVLSETVHDQRTIRQTETYFVDENMLLNLPPQVAVLYGAGLPKFVSIQPLKVLKSPEAIKIKIVAGTTVQSSIDMLDIASPARASHSENGARENSLL, from the coding sequence ATGTTAGTCTCGACTTTAAATTTATATATTCTTGCATTTTTGATGTACGTCGCTCATGCATTTTCTTTTGCAGGAGCAACATCTGCATTTGCAGTTTTTTGGTTGAATCGGAAATGTGCCGAAGATAAAGCAACAACTATGCGCGAGCGTATTTTTGCGATTTTGTCAGTGCCGGCGTTGATTATTTCACTTGTTTATATGCTGATTCCTGTAGTTTCAAAGATTGAATTCGGGGTTTTTATTACGCCATCTTTTTATGATCTTGCATGTTTCATCGGACCCTTACTCATTGGTGTGCTCACTGCAATTTTCATGTTGCGCTCTGGCGTGCAGATGCTTGAAAAAGCAAAGTCTAACCTGACAAAGAGTAGTGAGCTTGAACGAAATACTAAAACTGACGTTCGTGATTTATCAAAAAGTATCCCTGCAAAAGCGGTGAAATTCGATCCCTTGTCCTTCATCTTGAAGAAGGGTGATGGCGTGTTTTTAGGACTTGATGAAAAGTCACAGCCAGTTAACATTGAATTCGGTGGCGGCACTTCGGCTCCTCATGTTCAAGTAATTGGAACAACTGGGGCAGGGAAGGGGGTTTCAATCGGCCTGATGGCAAGTCAATTTTTGGAGCTTGGCGAAGCAGTTTTTTTCTGTGACCCAAAAAATGATGAGTGGGCGCCGAGTGTTTTATATGCGGCGGCTCAGCGTACCGGTAAACCATACTATTTTATTGACCTTAATCGACCAGCAGGACCTCAATTCAATATTTTTGAAGGCGCGACTGAGGTGGAGGCGTTTGAATTGTTCCAGGCCGGGTTCAATCTTGTAGAACGCGGTGATGCGAGTGATTTTTATGGTATCGCCGATAGGCGTGAGGCAGGTGTCGTTGCACGACTGATGTCTCGCGATAATGTCACAATTGCTGAAGCTTACGCTGCACAACAAGACGTAATTTTACAATCGGGTGCAGAAAAGTTCTACGGCAGGCTGCGCGAGATGGCTGAAACTCCATCCATCAATGCCAAGTCTGATGGCATTGATCTTGCTAAAGTGATTGAGGAGGGTGGCTGCGTTTATATTGTTGGTTCGATGCGTAGTGATATTGTCAAAACCGCTCAGAGAATGCTTCTGGTTAGGCTCATACAACTTGCCGAACGTCGCGACCGCATGCGTGCTGGAGAGTTACGCAAAATCTGTATTGTTCTTGATGAAGTTAAATATCACCTTTCGCGGCCCGCGCTTGAGGGGCTTGGCGCTGCACGCGACAAAGGTGTTCATTTCATCCTGGCTCACCAAAGCTTGGGAGATCTGAAGGACTGTACTAAAGACTTGAATCCTGATGCTGTGGTTGACGCAGTTGTTGAAAATTGTCGGTTAAAGCTGTGTTACAGGGTGCAGTCACCCGTGACTGCTCAGTGGCTGGCCAGTATGAGCGGTAAAGTGCAGGTCGACGACGAAGCGCGGACTGTTAAACGCAATGCGGTTTTGTCTGAAACGGTTCACGATCAGCGCACGATTCGTCAGACCGAAACATATTTTGTGGATGAAAATATGCTGCTGAATTTGCCTCCGCAGGTTGCGGTCCTTTACGGTGCAGGGCTGCCAAAATTTGTTTCAATTCAGCCTCTAAAAGTTCTTAAATCACCGGAGGCCATCAAAATCAAGATTGTTGCTGGCACTACCGTGCAATCCTCGATTGACATGCTTGATATCGCCTCGCCTGCGCGTGCTTCACACTCTGAGAACGGTGCACGCGAGAATTCACTGTTGTAA